GATCTTGAGCTGCACATCCAGACCAGCTGAGGTAGCTTGCATCAAGGCCTCCAGCACTTGGTTCAGCTTTGACCGCGGAAGAGCTTGCGCAACGATGAGACGTTGAAGACAGACAATAGCGATGGCGGTAAACTTGGCATTTTTGGTACCACATGCGATAATGAATGGGTTAACAAAGTTGGGCTTTTGAGATAGCTCTGTCTCGAGTCAGATATAGCTTCCACTAACAGGGGGTAGCTTGCGGACCTTCAGGTGCTGTTTGTTCAGAAGGATTTCTCAAGTTTTTCAGCTCTTCTAACGATTTCTCCGCGGCCTGTATTCATCATAAGCTAATATTCTTCATGGCGATGAATAAAGCGGCTCACTTGTCGCAAATCATTATGTTTCCTCTTGCTCTCCTGGATGAGATTGGCCAGCTCCGTGGCAAGGAGTTGCGTCGTCATCTTGGGCAATCCGCGCGAGTTCTCAGCTCAGAACAGAGCATGTGAGTTCTCTGCAGGTCCATGCAGCTGAAGAGCCCAAATTTTCTTGTTGTTCGATGATGTATCTCTCTTTACGATGCGTTGATGCTGGTAGGCAGTGATGTGTCCCTTGTAGATGAGGCGGCAGAATTATTCACCGCCTGCTATTCACGTGGGGCTTTGGAAGAGCGACCCTTGCAATCATGCAAAGATGCGCctccatcatgacttcttcaGAATCTTGTTAGAACTTGTTCATTTTCATATGGTTTGCTATTTTCTTCTCCTATGGAATTTTGTACAATACAGTGCAATTACCTTTCGAGTACTGAAAATTCGCTGCTACTCCAATTTGAACGGTGGTTCAAGCATCTCCATCAAACACCATCTCTAAGAAGCCCAACAGACCTCATAACCACAAATGGAAACAGGGCTCATTGTAAGGAAAGGATTTCCTCGTCAAAACAGATAACCTGCCGTATCTATCGCCTTCAAAGTAACTTTGTCCCAAGACACTGGCAGGCCTCGTAAAGCATCCCGCAAGAACCCTTCAATAGCTAAATCTTGAGATTCTTTACAAGTTCTTTACTCAGTATCATGATTCAAGTCGATGGATCGATTGAATACTAAAACTCAACTCATACGTACTACTAAATGGTTGAACAGAAGGAAACCTGCAGTCAATCCAAGTTCGTGCGGAACAGAACTGCATGTGCGTGGAGCCAATATCGCACATGCATCTGAACATAGGATCCAGCTTCTAGCAAATTCGTGCAACATATAGTCTAGTAAATCTCTTTTTGTGGGTTTTGGAAGTTTTACCCAAATGACTGAAAATCCGACTTGGCCCAAGCCTCAGTTCTAATAGAAGGACGCCGCTTGCTGGCTGTTAGTTCGCAACTGCGGCTTCATCGAAACGACCAAACCTACCAACTCCATAACCTTGTTTTTTCACCTTGCTTTCTAGTATCTAAGGACTTTAAACGGGGACGTTGTTGAAGAGGTAAGACACGGATTCTCCGTTATGAGTTCGTCGAATAGCCTGAGTATTTGGTCAGTACCAGAACGCGCCTGCAAGATGCGATGTATCATACCTCAGCAAGTGTTCCGGAcacatcaatgaccttgagcttggggCATCGCTCAATCTTGTCACCCACTATTGAAGTTAGCAAACCGCGTGAACACGCAACACGCGCACAAGCGCATGCACAAAACTGGGTTTAAAGCTTACGAGGAACAGCTGGGAAAGGTTAGCAAAGGTCTTTGAGATGCACATGTTGGGTTACTTACTGTTGGTGACAACGAGACCAGAGAGGCATGAGTTGTTAATGGTATCGATGGCCTTACCACTCAGAATACCGTGAGTAACAATCGCATACACCTCCCTGGCGCCGTGCTCATTGACTGtggcagcagccttggcgaGCTATAATGAGATTAGATTGTGTCACTTACAAGAGGTTACGCATAACTTACAGTGCCACAGGTGTCGGCCATGTCGTCAACAAGAATGGCGACCTTGTCGCTGACATCGCCGACAAGAACCATGCGACCAACAACGTTAGGTCGGGGTCGCTCCTTGTGGATGAGAGCGAAACCGGTGTTCAGGCGGTCAGCAAGAGATGTAGCACGCTTGGCTCCACCGGCATCGGGAGAAACGATGACACAGTTGTCGACACTGAGGTTCTCGCGGATCCAGCGAAGGACGGAAGGTTCAGCGTAGAGGTTGTCCACGGGGACGTTGAAGAAGCCCTGAATTTGCGAGGCGTGAAGATCCATTGTGATAACATGATTCTGAGTCATGGTCAGTAGGTTGTCAAACATCATATTAGTGAAACACGTACGCAACCAGAAACCTGGAGCATGTTTGCAATCAGCTTAGCACTGATAGGAGCTCGTGatttgtccttcttgtcctgTCGCGCATAAGGAAAGCTGGGAATAACAGCAGTGATCCGTCTGGCCGAGGCAGTTCGACAAGCATGAATCATGATGAGCAACTCCATGAGACCATCGTTAACATCTCCAGGAGCAGTAGACTGAAGAATAAACACGTCCTCGTCACGAACAGACTCTCCGATAGAAACACTAGTCTCTCGGTTGGAGTAGTTCAAGCTCATAGTGTTTGCGATATCAATGCCGAGTCTGAGATATATCAGCAACTTGCACCCTCAGTTACAGGCGCAGCGTCACCGCCAGAGATTGCGGGAGGAGCGCAAAATGATGATAACATACCGACTGGCGACCTTGGCACTGATCTCCGGGTGGGAGCTCCCCGAGATGAGTTTGATTTCGTTCGCCATTTGGTCCAACATTGTCAAAgaagggaagagaaaagagcgGGGCGAAGAATTTTTGGCGGCGAGGAATAAATAACCGTGAGCGCAACGCCTCGGTCAGGATCGGGAAGTTCAGGTATGTGATTCAGGTCGATGATCAACGCCGGGGATAGGCTGAACGTGATGcacaaaagaagaagaggtttGTTAGGACCAGAAGGAAGATCAAATAGCCTCTGACTAAGATCAAAAGTCAACAATGCGGTTCAAAGTTTTCCATCTTCGGGTGTCGAGTTGTGGAGCAGTCGGGAGCTAGAATACTTTGTATGCCAAAAGGCTAAAGGTGC
This genomic stretch from Fusarium oxysporum f. sp. lycopersici 4287 chromosome 2, whole genome shotgun sequence harbors:
- a CDS encoding ribose-phosphate pyrophosphokinase 3 yields the protein MLDQMANEIKLISGSSHPEISAKVASRLGIDIANTMSLNYSNRETSVSIGESVRDEDVFILQSTAPGDVNDGLMELLIMIHACRTASARRITAVIPSFPYARQDKKDKSRAPISAKLIANMLQVSGCNHVITMDLHASQIQGFFNVPVDNLYAEPSVLRWIRENLSVDNCVIVSPDAGGAKRATSLADRLNTGFALIHKERPRPNVVGRMVLVGDVSDKVAILVDDMADTCGTLAKAAATVNEHGAREVYAIVTHGILSGKAIDTINNSCLSGLVVTNTVPLGDKIERCPKLKVIDVSGTLAEAIRRTHNGESVSYLFNNVPV